From a single Candidatus Thorarchaeota archaeon genomic region:
- a CDS encoding zinc-binding dehydrogenase: MRPLTRRMKAALYYGIGDVRYEETDVPEIGPGELLIKVGTALTCGTDIKTYKRGHPLLIKQTPAPFGHEYAGIVEEVGAGVDRFEPGMRVVATNSAPCGHCFYCKRGRPNLCPSLKNNLVNGAFAEYIRVPAPVVEWNTHPIPDSLSFRDAALTEPLACVVHGIQEAGIELGDTVGIIGAGPIGQMMIMLAKKAGASTVIVSDLAELRREMASRAGADVVIDPMKEDPVQRVKDETMGYGADVVIEAVGLPATWEQAVQMTRDAGTTVLFGGAASGTKFEVDTVRFHYGQLTLKGVFHLTPKHVEQALKLIIAGDIDPDILISHEMPLSKINQALEMMAKGESMKIAIKP; encoded by the coding sequence GTGAGGCCATTGACTCGAAGAATGAAGGCTGCCCTGTATTATGGAATAGGTGATGTCAGATACGAGGAGACCGATGTTCCAGAGATCGGACCCGGAGAGCTTCTCATTAAAGTGGGTACTGCACTCACGTGCGGCACCGACATCAAGACGTACAAGAGAGGCCATCCTCTACTGATCAAACAGACACCAGCCCCTTTTGGTCACGAGTATGCCGGAATAGTTGAGGAAGTGGGGGCGGGAGTGGATAGATTTGAACCGGGGATGCGAGTGGTCGCTACAAACTCTGCACCCTGTGGACACTGTTTCTATTGCAAACGGGGACGCCCTAACCTCTGCCCCAGTCTCAAGAACAATCTGGTCAACGGTGCATTCGCAGAGTATATTCGAGTCCCAGCCCCAGTAGTTGAATGGAATACCCATCCGATCCCGGACTCGCTCTCGTTCAGAGATGCAGCCCTCACAGAACCTCTTGCCTGTGTAGTTCATGGTATTCAAGAAGCGGGAATCGAACTGGGGGACACGGTCGGCATAATTGGTGCGGGGCCCATCGGACAGATGATGATCATGCTGGCCAAGAAGGCCGGAGCCTCAACAGTCATTGTCTCAGATCTCGCAGAGCTGAGAAGAGAGATGGCATCCCGTGCTGGAGCTGATGTAGTCATTGATCCTATGAAAGAAGACCCAGTGCAACGTGTAAAGGATGAGACGATGGGGTATGGAGCGGATGTGGTAATCGAAGCAGTCGGACTCCCCGCCACATGGGAACAGGCAGTTCAGATGACACGTGACGCAGGTACTACTGTTCTCTTTGGAGGCGCAGCATCAGGTACAAAGTTTGAGGTGGATACTGTCAGGTTTCATTACGGCCAGCTCACTCTCAAGGGCGTATTTCATCTCACTCCAAAGCATGTAGAACAGGCGTTAAAACTGATCATTGCAGGTGACATCGATCCGGATATATTGATATCGCACGAGATGCCTCTGTCGAAGATCAATCAGGCTCTTGAGATGATGGCGAAGGGCGAGAGCATGAAGATCGCCATCAAGCCATGA
- a CDS encoding YkgJ family cysteine cluster protein, producing the protein MLSPFVCNHDGSCEEARLCCLETEMTLTRKDAERIDALGYSREDYMVRTKDGFCELRNIDGHCYFYDPATKLCKIYDARPEGCRYYPVVYHIRKRKCVVDQDCPSRETMTRDEVRKICNKVRRLVETLIREARFGERPC; encoded by the coding sequence GTGTTGAGCCCATTCGTATGTAACCATGATGGCAGTTGCGAAGAGGCGCGTCTATGCTGTCTTGAGACAGAGATGACACTCACACGCAAGGACGCGGAACGAATTGATGCATTAGGATATTCACGTGAGGACTACATGGTCAGAACAAAGGACGGTTTTTGCGAACTGAGAAATATAGACGGCCATTGTTACTTCTATGATCCTGCGACCAAACTGTGCAAGATCTATGATGCTCGTCCTGAGGGGTGCCGATACTATCCTGTTGTATACCATATAAGAAAACGGAAATGTGTTGTTGATCAAGACTGTCCGTCCAGGGAGACCATGACCCGTGACGAGGTCAGGAAAATATGTAATAAGGTCAGGCGACTCGTTGAAACACTCATCAGGGAGGCCAGATTTGGTGAGAGACCGTGCTGA
- a CDS encoding Mut7-C RNAse domain-containing protein has translation MGGRTTTDRFIVDAMLGRLTPWLRLTGNDTLYSVEYDDDTLLELAEKEDRALLTSDAELYQRAQDRGIRSMLVRGDVDTEVATVFRTFKIPPLIDPNQSRCSKCNGELRHIIGSEKTQIKGLVHEQTYEYYDEFWLCTNCHSVFFQGGHWQNMLDYMKRIAEMISSSEVSEE, from the coding sequence ATAGGAGGAAGAACCACGACTGATAGATTCATTGTCGATGCAATGCTTGGCCGGCTCACTCCATGGTTGCGCTTAACTGGCAATGACACTCTGTATTCTGTCGAGTATGATGATGACACCCTACTGGAACTCGCAGAAAAGGAGGACCGGGCGCTACTCACCTCGGATGCGGAATTATATCAGCGCGCACAAGATCGAGGAATCAGGTCGATGCTCGTCCGTGGTGATGTTGACACAGAGGTGGCCACCGTGTTTCGTACGTTCAAGATACCACCACTGATTGATCCGAACCAGTCACGATGCTCTAAATGTAATGGAGAACTGCGACACATCATCGGTTCAGAAAAGACACAGATCAAGGGACTGGTTCACGAACAGACCTACGAGTACTATGACGAGTTCTGGTTGTGTACTAATTGCCACAGCGTCTTCTTTCAGGGCGGCCACTGGCAAAATATGCTTGATTATATGAAACGTATTGCAGAGATGATCAGCTCATCTGAAGTGAGTGAGGAATAG
- a CDS encoding ribosome biogenesis/translation initiation ATPase RLI, with translation MRIAVIDRQRCRPKDCTHECQRFCPRVRTGDETVIFPEGPDKPPVIVEELCSGEGICVRKCPYHVISIVNLPEKLESDTSHRYGVNGFQLFRLPTPKEGQVLGLIGPNGVGKTTAIRILAGELMPNLGRVEDPPDWAEIIVEYRGSELQPFFEKIQNGALIAVHKPQSITDLPKIKSIADKPISELLEAADSSGRLKELKDDMNLSEIWDRPIKFLSGGELQRVAITAAIVREGDFYFFDEPTAYLDVRERLRVARAIRQLSDLGKTVIVVEHDLSILDYVSDLVCMFYGEPGVYGIVSNPHSTRVGINIFLDGFIPDENMRFRDTSISFKGMTTEDETFAGSETLLEYGTMVKRFEDFELTVKGGRVKRGQIVGILGPNGIGKTTFVKMLAGVIEPDEGEVPAKTVGGLELKVAYKPQYIEQEYPGTLRMYLREQGSSTIDTADFKTTVIRRLGLEKLMDHTITDLSGGEMQRAAIAACLAQEADIYLFDEPSAFLDIEQRLAASRAIRRIIQGGQKTAFVVEHSILMADYLSDSMVVFSGTPGKKGIASSVMTLRRGMNTFLKDMGVTFRRDPQSGRPRVNKEGSQLDSQQKASGEYYYIGK, from the coding sequence ATGCGAATTGCAGTCATTGACAGACAACGCTGTCGCCCGAAGGATTGTACACACGAGTGTCAACGATTCTGTCCTCGAGTACGGACTGGTGACGAGACCGTGATCTTTCCTGAAGGGCCTGACAAGCCTCCCGTCATTGTAGAAGAGCTCTGTTCAGGTGAGGGTATATGTGTACGAAAATGTCCGTATCATGTCATCAGCATTGTCAATCTGCCGGAGAAACTCGAGTCTGATACAAGCCATCGATACGGTGTAAATGGTTTCCAGCTCTTCCGTCTCCCAACCCCGAAAGAGGGTCAAGTGTTAGGTCTCATCGGTCCAAACGGTGTTGGCAAGACCACTGCTATACGCATTCTTGCAGGCGAACTGATGCCAAATCTTGGGCGTGTTGAAGATCCTCCTGACTGGGCCGAAATCATAGTCGAGTATCGTGGCTCTGAACTTCAACCCTTTTTCGAGAAGATACAGAATGGTGCTCTCATAGCAGTGCACAAACCACAGTCAATTACGGACCTGCCCAAGATCAAGAGCATTGCTGACAAACCCATTAGCGAACTTTTAGAGGCAGCCGATTCCTCAGGTCGATTAAAGGAACTCAAAGACGACATGAACCTGAGTGAGATCTGGGATCGCCCCATCAAGTTTCTGAGTGGTGGCGAACTTCAGCGAGTGGCCATTACTGCTGCAATAGTGCGCGAGGGTGATTTCTATTTCTTTGACGAGCCCACTGCATATCTTGATGTCCGTGAGCGACTTCGCGTCGCACGTGCCATCCGTCAGCTCTCTGACCTCGGCAAGACCGTTATTGTGGTCGAGCACGACCTCTCCATTCTTGATTATGTGTCCGATCTGGTCTGTATGTTCTATGGTGAACCTGGGGTCTATGGTATTGTATCCAACCCTCACAGTACTCGTGTTGGTATCAATATATTCCTTGACGGGTTCATTCCTGACGAGAACATGAGATTCCGTGACACTTCCATATCCTTCAAGGGAATGACCACCGAAGATGAGACCTTTGCCGGCTCGGAGACCCTTCTCGAATATGGGACTATGGTCAAACGGTTTGAAGACTTCGAGCTCACGGTCAAGGGTGGCCGTGTCAAGCGTGGCCAGATTGTTGGAATCCTCGGCCCTAACGGAATCGGCAAGACCACGTTCGTCAAGATGCTTGCTGGAGTCATCGAACCTGATGAGGGTGAGGTTCCCGCCAAGACTGTCGGTGGTCTGGAACTTAAGGTCGCATACAAGCCACAATATATCGAGCAGGAATATCCGGGCACTCTGCGGATGTACCTGCGTGAACAGGGCAGCAGCACTATTGATACTGCTGACTTCAAGACCACTGTTATTCGAAGACTGGGCCTCGAGAAACTGATGGATCATACGATCACAGACCTGAGCGGTGGGGAGATGCAACGTGCCGCAATTGCAGCGTGTCTTGCCCAAGAGGCAGACATATATCTATTCGACGAGCCCTCTGCATTTCTTGACATTGAACAACGTCTTGCAGCCTCGCGAGCCATTCGAAGAATAATCCAAGGCGGTCAAAAGACTGCATTTGTGGTCGAGCACTCCATCCTGATGGCCGACTATCTCTCTGACAGTATGGTCGTCTTCAGTGGGACACCCGGCAAGAAGGGTATCGCCTCCTCAGTCATGACGCTTCGACGCGGGATGAACACGTTCCTGAAAGACATGGGTGTGACATTCCGTCGAGACCCTCAGAGCGGACGACCGCGTGTCAATAAAGAGGGTTCTCAGCTGGATTCGCAACAGAAAGCGTCTGGCGAGTACTACTATATTGGCAAATGA
- a CDS encoding OsmC family protein, which produces MRLKTKYPEFQQYRSQTDWDGATGALATTGDGHKLKLDTPKTYGGNGDGLCPDETFTTAVLGCLNDTFLDFQRRFEMELISLHLEGTTDVKFDGQGYMIAGIKVKGEIVVGQDELDVGKRCAELMTEYCHLYRTMKDCIPFEFDISVREIDSD; this is translated from the coding sequence ATGCGGTTAAAGACGAAATATCCAGAATTTCAACAGTATCGCTCGCAGACCGACTGGGATGGGGCAACTGGTGCCTTAGCAACAACAGGTGATGGGCACAAGCTCAAACTTGATACCCCAAAGACCTATGGTGGTAATGGTGACGGTCTCTGTCCTGATGAGACCTTTACAACTGCTGTGCTTGGCTGTCTAAATGACACATTTCTTGATTTTCAACGAAGGTTCGAGATGGAACTCATCTCACTGCATCTGGAAGGGACAACTGATGTGAAATTTGACGGTCAGGGGTACATGATCGCAGGAATCAAGGTGAAGGGTGAGATCGTTGTGGGGCAAGATGAACTGGATGTTGGCAAGCGATGTGCCGAGTTGATGACAGAATATTGTCACCTCTATCGAACAATGAAGGATTGTATCCCCTTCGAGTTTGACATCTCCGTCCGGGAGATTGACAGCGACTGA
- a CDS encoding PHP domain-containing protein, producing the protein MRDRADLHTHSHFSDGINSPTEIVKLATERGLAGIALTDHDTLRGLTEFLQCDAPPTLRRVPGIEISTESEGGEAHLLGYFVTPDDHAIAEELERFRKRRRNRFLKMVKRLDELGITIDPVRVKQIMDTIQVPGRPHLARLLVEEGVVKDTDEAFEIYLAEGRPAYVWRQLIELHDGIRLLRSVGAVPVLAHPLTIKIADLHAFLSDLKQTGLAGIEVEYHYSTTRSQIDTNVIRETAKGLGLIMTGGSDYHGDQSHSPLGAVTVSSDVIDQLQREAKDS; encoded by the coding sequence GTGAGAGACCGTGCTGATCTGCATACCCACTCACATTTTTCCGATGGCATCAACTCACCAACAGAGATAGTGAAGTTGGCCACAGAACGGGGACTTGCAGGAATTGCACTCACCGACCACGACACACTGCGGGGATTAACAGAATTTCTTCAATGTGATGCACCACCAACTCTGCGTAGAGTGCCCGGTATTGAGATCAGTACCGAGTCGGAGGGAGGTGAGGCGCACCTACTTGGATACTTTGTGACACCTGATGACCATGCAATTGCAGAAGAGTTGGAACGCTTTAGAAAGAGAAGAAGAAACAGATTTCTAAAAATGGTGAAACGCCTTGATGAATTAGGAATCACTATTGATCCCGTGCGTGTGAAACAGATCATGGACACAATCCAAGTCCCAGGGCGACCACATCTTGCACGATTGCTTGTAGAAGAGGGAGTTGTGAAAGATACCGACGAGGCATTTGAGATCTACCTGGCAGAGGGAAGACCTGCATATGTCTGGCGCCAACTAATAGAATTACATGACGGGATTCGCCTTCTTCGTTCAGTCGGAGCTGTCCCAGTTCTTGCCCACCCGCTCACTATTAAGATAGCAGACCTGCATGCCTTTCTCAGCGATCTGAAACAGACAGGGCTTGCGGGTATCGAGGTGGAATACCATTATTCAACTACCAGGTCGCAAATAGACACGAATGTGATCAGAGAGACTGCAAAGGGACTGGGTCTCATCATGACAGGAGGAAGTGACTATCATGGAGATCAGTCGCATTCCCCGCTTGGAGCAGTCACCGTATCAAGTGATGTCATAGATCAATTACAGAGGGAGGCCAAAGATTCATAG